A window of Phyllopteryx taeniolatus isolate TA_2022b chromosome 19, UOR_Ptae_1.2, whole genome shotgun sequence contains these coding sequences:
- the nptx2b gene encoding neuronal pentraxin-2b encodes MFSLFQGFVVFCALGCRHQASGQADDGKRYICRAVPLVGDTSCPVTLLPEFNAGGQEEELRNTVMQLRETILQQKETIFKQLGTINELTTKLSLCASTTDDRKYEKGGPWGKGKQNTMGDVPRDPNDTVENLGKTMQGLKDRLENLEQQQMRANISGASFPSELRDLLQRRLVELEKQLLRKVSNLEEEKSMLSNATAAYRLKTESTLNALVERISELEKGGEDFKSPEQFKLSLPQRTNYLYGRIIKSLPEMYAFTLCMWIKSSATPGIGTPFSYGVPGQANEIVLIEWGNNPIELLINDKVAQLPLEVRDGRWHHIGISWTTRDGQWEAYQDGEKQGTGDNLAAWHPIKPGGVIILGQEQDVVGGRFDAGQAFVGELSQVNIWDRVLKPAEIQSMANCTSYLPGNVISWMASNIEVFGRGAFKRPLEMCQERLPNN; translated from the exons ATGTTTTCACTATTTCAGGGCTTTGTCGTGTTCTGTGCGCTGGGCTGTCGGCACCAAGCGAGCGGCCAAGCGGACGACGGTAAGCGGTACATTTGCCGAGCAGTGCCTCTCGTCGGCGACACCAGCTGCCCGGTGACCTTGTTACCCGAATTCAACGCCGGGGGTCAGGAAGAGGAGCTCCGCAACACCGTAATGCAGCTCCGAGAGACTATTCTGCAGCAGAAAGAAACCATTTTCAAGCAATTAGGCACCATCAACGAACTGACCACCAAATTGTCCCTGTGCGCATCAACCACCGATGACAGAAAGTACGAAAAGGGGGGTCCTTGGGGCAAAGGGAAGCAAAACACAATGGGAGACGTCCCCAGAGATCCAAATGACACCGTGGAGAACCTTGGCAAAACAATGCAGGGGCTCAAGGACCGGCTGGAGAACCTGGAG CAACAGCAGATGCGGGCCAACATATCCGGCGCGTCGTTCCCCAGCGAGCTGCGTGACTTGCTGCAGCGTCGCCTGGTCGAGCTGGAGAAACAGCTCCTGAGGAAAGTCAGCAacctggaggaggagaagagcaTGCTGTCCAACGCCACGGCAGCATACCGGCTCAAGACGGAAAGTACGCTCAATGCGCTGGTGGAGAGGATAAGTGAGCTGGAAAAAG GTGGGGAAGACTTCAAGTCCCCTGAGCAGTTCAAGCTCTCCCTTCCCCAGCGTACAAACTATTTGTACGGCCGCATCATTAAGAGCCTCCCGGAGATGTATGCGTTCACGCTCTGCATGTGGATCAAGTCCAGTGCCACTCCGGGCATCGGGACACCCTTCTCCTACGGTGTACCCGGACAAGCCAATGAGATTGTGCTGATCGAGTGGGGAAATAACCCAATTGAACTGCTCATCAATGACAAG GTCGCACAGCTGCCCTTGGAGGTACGTGACGGAAGGTGGCACCACATCGGCATCTCCTGGACCACTAGAGATGGCCAGTGGGAGGCCTATCAAGATGGAGAAAAGCAAGGGACCGGAGACAACCTGGCAGCATGGCACCCTATAAAACCAGGAGGGGTGATCATCCTGGGCCAGGAGCAG GACGTTGTAGGTGGACGCTTTGACGCCGGACAGGCCTTCGTGGGAGAACTCAGTCAAGTCAATATTTGGGACCGTGTTCTCAAGCCAGCCGAGATCCAGTCTATGGCCAACTGTACGTCATACTTGCCGGGTAACGTGATCTCATGGATGGCGAGCAATATCGAGGTGTTTGGGAGGGGAGCCTTCAAGAGGCCCTTGGAGATGTGTCAGGAGCGTCTGCCTAATAACTAA